A genomic segment from Spinacia oleracea cultivar Varoflay chromosome 3, BTI_SOV_V1, whole genome shotgun sequence encodes:
- the LOC130468963 gene encoding uncharacterized mitochondrial protein AtMg00810-like isoform X2 → MKEPEAYRRLVGRLVYLVVTLPDLAYSVYILSQFMQEPRVDHWDATLRVVRYLKGTPGQGILLRADSNLTLQGWCDSDWAVCPITRRSLTVSPLCTWLRIRFFMSAQSTLRLIVILFVML, encoded by the exons ATGAAGGAGCCTGAGGCTTACCGCCGGCTTGTAGGCCGCCTGGTCTATTTAGTTGTGACTCTTCCGGACCTTGCTTATTCGGTCTATATCTTATCACAATTCATGCAGGAGCCTCGAGTTGACCATTGGGATGCAACATTGAGAGTTGTTCGGTACTTGAAGGGTACACCAGGGCAGGGTATCCTATTACGTGCTGATAGTAATTTAACTTTGCAAGGATGGTGCGACTCAGATTGGGCAGTGTGTCCCATCACTCGTCGTTCTTTAACAG TTAGTCCGCTTTGCACATGGCTAAGAATCCGATTTTTCATGAGCGCACAAAGCACATTGAGGTTGATTGTCATTTTGTTCGTGATGCTATAG
- the LOC130468963 gene encoding uncharacterized mitochondrial protein AtMg00240-like isoform X1 encodes MKEPEAYRRLVGRLVYLVVTLPDLAYSVYILSQFMQEPRVDHWDATLRVVRYLKGTPGQGILLRADSNLTLQGWCDSDWAVCPITRRSLTEAEYRSMAAITCELKWLKGLLLSLGVHHPKVIPLFCDS; translated from the exons ATGAAGGAGCCTGAGGCTTACCGCCGGCTTGTAGGCCGCCTGGTCTATTTAGTTGTGACTCTTCCGGACCTTGCTTATTCGGTCTATATCTTATCACAATTCATGCAGGAGCCTCGAGTTGACCATTGGGATGCAACATTGAGAGTTGTTCGGTACTTGAAGGGTACACCAGGGCAGGGTATCCTATTACGTGCTGATAGTAATTTAACTTTGCAAGGATGGTGCGACTCAGATTGGGCAGTGTGTCCCATCACTCGTCGTTCTTTAACAG AGGCAGAATATCGCTCCATGGCCGCGATTACATGTGaattaaaatggttaaaggGATTGTTGTTGAGTTTAGGAGTTCATCATCCTAAAGTTATTCCATTATTTTGTGACAGTTAG